From a single Pleurodeles waltl isolate 20211129_DDA chromosome 10, aPleWal1.hap1.20221129, whole genome shotgun sequence genomic region:
- the LOC138262465 gene encoding octapeptide-repeat protein T2-like codes for MGAGGAGRSGCSGGKAGSGERGGGKSEKCETNKKFSGERQGWQEKIEKSEEEKAQWKREGRDTQEEKAKWQSVEGEIHGESQKERGGAKRFTRGEPKGEEKRGNGQKKHKEIHGGRAKRRGEKRKWTEEAQRRSRGESQKERRKEEMDRRCAKKVTRGEPKGEEKRENGQKKRKEGHEGRAKRRGEKRKCTEEAQRRSRGESQKERRKEEMDRRNRKGAPRAYKRWQGPGQVERLWLCTPQDKGVGNPPTGQT; via the coding sequence atgggagcagggggggcgggccgttCGGgttgcagcggcgggaaagcgggaagtGGGGAGCGGGGAGGCGGGAAAAGTGAAAAATGTGAGACAAATAAGaaattcagtggagaaaggcaaggatggcaagaaaaaatagaaaagtcaGAGGAGGAGAAAGCGCAGTGGAAGAGAGAGGGGCGAGATACACAGGAGGAGAAAGCGAAGTGGCAGAGTGTAGAGGGGGAAATTCACGGGGAAAGCCAAAAGGAGAGGGGAGGCGCTAAGAGGTTcacgaggggagagccaaaaggagaggagaagagaggaaatGGACAGAAGAAGCACAAAGAAATTCACGGGGGGAGAGCCAAAaggagaggagaaaagaggaaATGGACAGAAGAAGCGCAAAGAAGGTcacgaggggagagccaaaaggagaggagaaaagaggaaATGGACAGAAGATGCGCAAAGAAGGTcacgaggggagagccaaaaggagaggagaaaagagaaaatggACAGAAGAAGCGCAAAGAAGGTCACGAAGGGAGAGCCAAAaggagaggagaaaagaggaaATGTACAGAAGAAGCGCAAAGAAGGTcacgaggggagagccaaaaggagaggagaaaagaagaaatggaCAGGAGAAATCGCAAAGGAGCACCTAGGGCCTACAAGAGGTGGCAGGGGCCAGGGCaggttgagagactgtggctttgtactccccaggataaaggagtgggcaacccacccactggacagacttga